GACTGTAGAGACATAAATTGGAATGGCCACTTTGGAAATGTTTGGTATTTctcaaaaaagttgaaaaaaaaaaaaaaaaagttgagcatGTGTATATTCTGAGACCCAGCAATTCTGCCCTCATGCTAATACTCTGAACAGTGCTTCTCACACAttagtgtgcatcagaatcccAGAGAGGGTTTGTTAAACACAGATTACTGGACTCTTCCCTGAGTTTCTAATTCATGGATTGGGGCTTAAGACTTTGCATTAAAAGAAGTTGCAGGTGGTCTTGATGCTGTTGGTCTGGGGACCACTCTTCTGAGAATCATTGCTATAAAAgaaactcttggggtgcctgggtggctgtcagttaaacctccgtctgactttggctcaagtcatgatctcacagctcgtgagttggagccccatgtcaagctctgtgccgacagctcagagacttccctccctgcccctcccccactcgcactctgtctctcgttcaaaataaaataaaaacattaaaaaaaattttttggggggcgcctgggtggcgcagtcggttaagcgtccgacttcagccaggtcacgatctcgcggtccgtgagttcgagccccgcgtcgggctctgggctgatggctcggagcctggagcctgtttccgattctgtgtctccctctctctctgcccctcccccgttcatgctctgtctctctctgtcccaaaaataaataaacgttgaaaaaaaaaaaatttttttttaaagaaactcttgCACTTACTTATCAGGACACATGCAGGATATTAATAATGTACTTCCTTGATACAAACAAACCTAAACATCATTTAACAGAATAACTAAATTATGGTGTAATCAGTGAGATTATATAACTGTGAAAACAAATGAGATCAGAGAGAATACAAGGGCTTCTAAGATACAAATTAATGTTCTAGTTTTGAAGCCAGGTGGACATTTTCAGATATTCTAATCACTCTTTAAACTGTACATACATGTTTTTCACATTCACTTGTCCATGTATTTCATCATAGAATCTTTTCTGCTTCACTCTACCACCTACTGGCCATTTTTCTACTGCCTGGCCCTACACAAAGTATGTCAAATCAGGACTTGAGTAAAAGGAAAATAGTTACCTGGTCTCATCTGTCTACTGACTCTAATGCACACACATTGCACCAGCCCCACTTTCTCCCCAGTTGCCCTCAACCACTTCTCAAGATATTTTACACCTTTCAAGTTCCTGATTGCTCTTCCATGACTGTAGGTCTCAAAATCAACACCCAGAACTGAACACAAAGCTCCACATGTGGTCTGACAGACACTGTATCAAGACCTCTTCTCCCTGGCTGCTACAGATTCATTGGTACAGCCAAAACAGTGTTTTTGCAACCGTATCGTATTGATTACTCATACTAACTTTATCTACTAAAATTCTCAGCAATTTtggagcagctgggtggttcagtccactAGGTGttcggctcttgattttggctgaggtcataatctcacagttcatgggtttgagacccatgttgggtttcatgctgacagcacaaaacctgcctgggattctccctccgtctctctctctctctgcccctccccgactccccCTCAGCCCACCCCCACCACTACTCGTACACGCACAGAcatgcgctctctcaaaacaaaaatatactttaaaaaaattctcgaTAATTTTTCATACATAATGCTAAAGATACACCTGGAAAGTTGGCCTCTTCAGACCAAAAGAATGGACTTCAAACTTTTATCTTAGATTCAGCCCTTATAACATtcttagatagatagatgctGATTTTATTACCCATTCTCTGAGGATTCCTCTATGCTTTAGATTCTTCATAGAATGAATGAGCCACCAATGATATTCAAGTCACTGATAAAGTTCAAAAGGACCAGACAAGTACAAAGACCTGAGCCAGATCACCAGAAGTCTTCCAAATTTATCTGTATCCATTAATGTACTCTCTGGTTACAGCCATCAGTTGGCTATTAATCCTCCttcacattttcccatttttcctcaAGGGTATTAAGAGAAACTATTACAAAATGTATCACTAGAATCTAAAGAAACTGAGTATCTGGCACTCTCTGGTCTTTCAGCCTAATAACACTATTCGAATAATATTGCTGCCATCTTGCACCACGAGGGCCACCCCCAAGgatgacagaatgggaaaatggtTGGAAGCTGCTTCCCAGTGACTTTTTGTGGAGTTGCCATTCCTGCCTTGGGATACCTGTTGCCAGAAATCTTTTAACTGGAAGAGAAATAAACTATttagtgtaaagaaaaaaaaggggggggggggattacaaTAATGGATTGAAGTGATCCTAAAACCAAAATCTAAGCTTGAAGAGAATGAAGCCAAACTATACAGTATTTTTTCTCCAAACAAATTTAATTCTGTTCCAGCCCCAAAGAAGGGGAAGGacctaatgtttaaaaataaaataaaagttgcaaAAAAAACAAGCCATTAAAAAATCAAGCCCCCTCCCTTAGCAATAAATACTGCAATGATATATACACATGAGGCTCAGGAAGGAGGCAAGAACGAAAACCGTGGGGACTCTGTCCCACGACAAGATGCCAACACTTCTACCAATTCCATGCTCTTTGCCTAAAACACAGAAGAGCGATGAAAGAGGCAGGAGAGATTACACCAGGGAAGTGTGTGGCCACAGAGAACCTGAACATGTGAACAGGAGAGAAAGACGAGACACAAAGTGTCCtacagggcaggggaagggaaagtcATCATCTACAACATCCCCCCTTCCTGGCTGAGTCACTGGGTGGAGCTGGCCCAGCTGCTGACGGTCTTGAGCTTATCCTCTCGCCTCCGCTCCTTCTTCAGCATGCAAGTCAAGGACGGTCATTCGCACTGTGGCCGTGATGCCACTGTGGCAGCGGCCTGACTGCTGGAGCCCTGGGGCTTCCCGTTCACCACCAGCAGGAGGGGTGTCTCCACACGAATACTGCAAAAGGAATAGTCCTagaaaagacagacagacagaggttCATTACAGATCCTAAGGTAGAAGCACAGGGAAACACATCTGTGactttctccctcttcctatcCCCTCAGTGTATATGCTCCTTCCCTTCGTCTCACgtcaaataaataaagctgagtttatttttatatatcccCTAACAAAGGGGATATAATTTTCCCCAAGTTTTCAATCTTCAGAAGGACAGTCTGGGGTAGGTAAGATGCCAGTAGTTTCACCACAAGAATGGGGCAAATCTCTGAAAAATGACAGGTGCCGCTGCTGCCTAACTAGAGGGTGCCACCAGCCTTCACAGAATCTGCCCGTCCCAGTGTCTTCTGACAATGAAAACCAGACGCACACAGCCACCAGCGAGAAGCCTGAGAAACTCTTAGTGCCAGTGTTTGTAAGGCCCTAAATTAACTTGCCAAagataaattcaagttaattctcccttcttcctccctatCAGGGGGAAGAAACAGAATGTGTTGTTTAGACATTCCAATAATAACAGAAAAGACAGCCCACTTTACCAGTTCAAATGTACTTTAGACCATAAAACATGTTGTTAAAACATCTTCATCCAAAAACTATTGTCCCACTCGGAGTTGTGAAGGAAGCGCTTTTAAGTCAAAGTGAAGATGTGAATTAAACAGTTCTCAtaagtcaattttttaaatatcctaacAGGAATATGGGCAATGACAAAAAAATGCCAATTTATAAAAGGAATATAAACAGCCAATAAACTTGATAAAATATCCAACCTCACCAATAATcaagaaaccaaagcaaaacaatacCGATGCTGTATTTCTTCGTGTAAAAtcagcatttaatttttcaaaggttTCTACCCAGActtgaaaagaaaactacaaagaaGCAATTACATCTGCTGTTGGTATTAACTAGTCCCACATTCCAAAAAATAACTTGACAATATGAATCAAAAGTCTTAGAATTCTGCATATCTTCTGGAACCAGAATTCTACCTTAGAAATTCACTTAAGTAAATAATCATGGATATAGGCAGatagaaaatttttttactaCAGTGCCTTTATAAttgggaaaaactaaaaataatctaGATCTGAGAGAAGTAAATTTTTTCTGTAGAGGGccaaataataattaatttaggctttgtgggtcatatggtctctgtcacagaAGAAGTATTCAACCCCGACCCCATAGTGCAAAAAGCAAACACAGACAAGAGTAAACAAATAAGTGTGGCTCTGTTCCCAAACAAATTAACTTtttggacactgaaatttgaattccCTATAATTTTCATGTATCACCAGTTATTCttcttctttcaattttttcatttaaaaatatagaaactggggagcctgggtgcgtcagttagttaagcatctgactttggctcaggtcatgatcttgcagttagtgagttcaagacccacatcaggctctgtgctgacagctcagaacctggagcctgcttcagattctgtctccctctctctctgcccctcccctgcttttgctctgtctctcactctctcaaaaataaataaacattaaaaaaaacagataaataaaaatatagaaactatTCTTATATCACAGGCTATACAAAACAGTCAGGGAGCCAGATTTGATCAATAGGCCAGTTTTCCAACCCCTGATCTAAATGGTGAAAAAGTGGTGAAACTGCTACTCTTAGAAGATTTCTGTGTTTATTACATGAGCCAGTATAGGCAATAAACCTCTTAACCCAGCACCCAGCAGTCAGTTAAGGTGTTAAGGAAATGTTAActgtcatcatcatcttcatcaccacCTTTGTGTGTCAATTCAAAACAATGCTGTTAGAATATGTTAAACTGCAGGAAATGTTCACAAACACTGCATATAATATTCCactcattaaaaatatacatatgaatgtacatatatacgcatacatatatgtatatactataaataatatatataaataaatatataattataaatatgtttataaatgtatatatgtatatatacatatttatgaaaaaagacTGTAGGTATATATAAGAAACTAATATCTGAGTGATAATATTtcagtccatttttaaaaaaattttttatagaaataattgacatctaacatgtataagtttaaggtgtaaacatgtttatttaatacatttatatattggaaTATGATGACCACCATGGTGTTAGGTAACACCCCATCATGTCATACAGTTACCACTGCTTTTTTGTTGTGGGAGCAATTAAGATTtgttctcttagcaactttgaagtatataatacGATACTGTTGTCTGTAATCACTGTGCTGTGCATTAGCTCTCCAGGATTTATTTACCTACTAGTTCCAAGTCTGCACCCTTAAACAACATCACCCCAATTTGCCCACCACAACCCCAGCcactggtaaccactattctattgttttcatgagttcagcttttttagattccatatataagtgttatcatacagtatttttctctgtccagtccattttttaaattcttatttaccAGTAGGTTCCCTTTTTagtaaaaaaagtatatacatcatatatgaaaatatgtgtgtatatcacacacacacacacacacacacacatatatatatatatatatatgcattaccttacatatttattaaaagagaTAAACTTGGTCCCACTTTCAGAGCCTATAAGCTGGGAAAAAATCCTGGCCATCACTCACTTTTCCTTTGTGCTGAATTCGGTGAAGCCGAAGATTGGGCTCAGGAATGGCTACGGAGTCCCCAATGAGCACTCCCCAACTCTGTACCATATTATACACCATCACTGCACAGCAAGGTCCATCTGAATCTACCAGGCCAAATGTACTGCCAGGTTAAGACGGGTtaagggaagggtggggaggaaagcaggcaggaaagaaaagcaaaaacagtggTTTTAGAATACCAGCAAAATTAACAAATGCTTTCTCAGTTAGTTACTTAGAAAACTTAAGACAGGTACCATCATCTACCATCTGAGTCCTCATTTGTCTTACATATGTAATATCTTTAAAGCATATGCACAGGACTCATCAGTCTGTCACTTGACCAAGAACTTGAGACATCTGCACACTGAGACCATTCAACAAATAATAATGAACCAGCTCAAAATGTTGCAGCTGTGACATTATTCCTGGTCTATCAATTTAACCATCACAACCTTCCAACTCTCTAACCACCATCACTGTCGATTTAATTCAGTCCCACAAACTTTCCCTGAATGCCTCTTATGCGTCAAGCTTTGTGCTTAGCAATAAGACACTGATCCAGCTATGAGTGAGTTTACAGTCAAGCAGGAGTCAGACAGTTAAACCATCACTTACAGGACAAATGTGACAGGTGCCAGAATAGTTTTTCCCTTGCGATGAGTTCAGTGAGGCCAAAGATTGGACAGTGGGAACCCAGCGGAGAAATGTTCAAAACTAGAAGGCAGGGAAGATTTCCTTGAGGAGGAGACCCTCAAACTGAATTGTAAAGGATGAAAAATTATCtgggttaaaaaaggaaaactactcCTCAGTAGAAATAAAGAACCTCTGAGGGAATGAGAACAGGGACTGACTGGGAGGGAACATGAGAAAACTTTCCGAGGTGCTGGTAATTACTGTTCTCTATCTTGACAGGTGTTTGGGTTACACAGCTGTACGTGTTAGTCAAAACTCAGCAAATGTACACTAAGATTTGTATACTTCATTCTATGTAAATTTTTacgtaaaaagaagaaaactgtaaaaaaaaaaaacaaaaaaaaaacaccaaactctAGTTAATGACTATACGCTGGAGTATTCAGAGGCAAGTATATAGATCTCTACAATTTACTCTGAAATGTACCAAAATAAGATGGATCAATGGATAAATAAGCAGATAGATAGACATGTGATACACCAAGTATAGTAACATAGTAGAAGAATACAGGTGGTTGGGTACACAGATACtcactgtaaaattctttcaattttgctgtgtttgaaaatttttataataaatgttggGGGGAAAATGTTATCTATATCAAGAAGCAGTAAAAGGATTACCCAGACAGACACAGGAACAGTGTGTAAAGGCACAGAGGCATAAAAATAGCTGTTCTGAAACCCACAAAATAATCCCATGATGGTAACAAAAGGCACAAGTGGGAAAGTGACAGACAAGGAGTAAATTATGAAGGGTTTTTGCATGCTAAGCCAATCTAAGGAGTTCAAACTTTATCCTAAAAGTACCACAGCAGCAGTAAGGGATTTTAGATAAGAAATGGCGATGGTCGGTTTTGCATCGGGGAAATATTTCTCTGCACTGTGGAACACTGGAGGAAAACAAGGAGTCAGAATATGTGTCTGGAGAAGCAATAAGGAGCTATATTAAGTCAGTAGAGATAGAAAGGTAGggaccaaaaaacccaaaacaaatgtATGGACGTGGTGAGCACCACAATGCAGGAGAATGGAGAATTCTAGAACTTCTAGAAGTCTTAAGAGACTGAGCAGAAGTGGTACCACCGATTGGCAAGGAATGCAGGGAGGAGAAAcagtttagagagaaagaggaagtgagTAATTTTGAACCTACTGAGTTAGAGATTTCTGATTGGAGCCCAGAGGCAGTTGGATATAGGAATCCAAAACTTGGAAATGAGGCCTGGGCTGGAGATCCACCTGTGAGCATGGTGAAGGCAGCCAAAGCCTTGGGCTTATATGACATCACCAAAAGAGATGATCTATAATGAGATGGTGAAGAACTGGTACACATGCCATCACTTGACACACCTGAATTCATAGCCAACCTGCAATCAAGCCCAACATTCTCTTGGTGGATCCAATCaaagcctcagaatccttctaCACAGTAACTTGGGCAGCTGCTGCCAAGTGATAAAAGTTAGCACCTATTTGCCATCCtggtaaagagagaaaagagagtccTCCTGGAACTTAACATTTAGaagttaagaaaaagagaaaccaaggagtGACAAAATATTTGTTCTCAAGGCCCCCTAAAATCCACCTTTGTCTgaatttccttctccttcctcttagCTCTAGGGTCTGCTCTAGTTAACAAAACTTTTCTCAACCATCTTCTTGCTCTTCAACCCATATGTCTCTAGAAAACACCATGGAGAAAGCTCGGGCATATTATGGGAAGTGTTTCTGTTTGGATGAAGCAGAAGGGATATGAAAAGGAATAAACAGTGAGAGATAAGACAGTGTTGTGGAAACACATAGTGGAAGCCAATGGACCAGACACTGGTGAGGCTAGAAAAAACAAATCcagtagaaaacagaaaaaggaaaccagTCAACAAGGGATTAGGAAGTGAGTGAAGAACCAAGGACTGATGGCACAGACTAAACCCTAATTTTTCAAGGCTTAAAAATCTTCtaagtaaggggtgcctggctggctcagtcagtagagcatgcaactcatgatcttagggttgtgagttcgagccctgtgctgtaGTGCaaagagaacttaaaaaatttaaacctttaagaacattttttttctaggtgaATGTTCTTAACTCATATCCTCTACTAGACTGTAAGCACCTTCACTTGGATCCTTTACATTTCACTCCCTACCACACATATaccagatgctcaataaatatttgttaaataatatcTGAGACAATATCCCCATCAGGCCTTAAAGTCTAACTCAAAGCTAACCTTTCGGAACTGCCTAGTCATACCTAAGTCCAAACAGGACTGAAAATTTTTCCTCCTTTAACTTCTATGATCATGAAAACACAAAGAAGCAGGAGAATTTCAAggtttccttctgtcttctaaAAAACACAGCAGTTCAATTTCAGCTATGGATGCAGGAATCCACAGAGCACCAAgctcagagaaaaaaatgggtgaTGACAGAATCTACAGAGAGACTGTTAGGTATCACCTCAACACTCATGAGACAGTCACAGAGGGAAGCAGAACTCACTAATCTGTGACCACAAACAATGTCCTCAAATGTCAAAGAAAGGCCAAGTGAGAccaattcaaaagaatgaaaaagaggaaagggaaaacaaactCACAAGGGGACTTTCTCCTCTGTGGTGAGGCTGAATACCACCTTTCCTAGGACCACAGCACCACTGTTCACACCGGGTTGTAGTGCACTCAGGGGCTTGAGCTCCAGGGTCAACTTCTGCCCGGAGGCTGACTGGTAGCGCCCATCACCACAAGGGCCTAGATGAGCCGGGCGCAAGCTTCCCAGCATGCTCTGCAACTTTTTGGTCTTCACCTTTccctgcaaaagaaaaaaaaaaaaaaaaaaatcgaaaagaatgaaatcttgccatttgcaacaacatagatggaactagagtatattacgCTAAGCAGAATTAGTCCATCAGAGAaggaccatatgatttcactgatatatggattttaagaaacaaaacagatgaacataggggaagggaaccaagaataagaaaaacagagagggagacaaaccataagagactcttaaatacagagaacaaactgaaggttgatggcggggaggtgggtgatgggctaagtaggtgatgggcatcaaggagggcacttgttaggatgagcactggttgttatatgtaagtgatgaagcactaAATCCTATtcttaaaatcattattacactatatgttaactaacttgggcttaaattaaaaaaaaaaaaaaggatggggcacctgggtggctcagtcagttaagcatccacttcggctcaggtcagggtcccataggtttgtgggttcaagccccaagtcagctgcgctgacagctcaaagcctggaacctgcttcggattctgtgtctccctctctctctccacctctcccctgttcacactctgtctctgtctctctccctcaaaaataaatacttaaaaaaatattttttagaaacttaaaaaaaattttttttaatttacaaaaaaggaaaaatagataagaaGCTGGAAGCTAGTCTGCTCTCTTTGCAAACCTATTCCTACTCCCACTTACCCACTTCTACAGGTAGGGTCATCACTACTGAAGCCtagtcttttcttattttatttgatccACAGGGTCAGGAGGATAAAAGTACGATTTGGCCTTTTGACAACTTTACCTTGCTCTCAAGGAGACTGGTTAATCTATTCAGGAATTCCAGAAGTTGTTGCTCTCGTTGCCGGGGCTCCGGCCATGCAGGGTCCAGTGCTGCAGCCCGAGAGAAGCCCTCCAGGGCCTCCCCATAATTCTCTTCGTATTTATGTAACTGCACAAGAAGTAACCAAAAACCTCccaattatatgtatatttaacacAAACTACACCGAGGGAGTAATGGCACAATGCACTAGCAATCTACGGAAATAAactgtttctggggcacctgggtggctcagttgattaagcatcc
This window of the Prionailurus viverrinus isolate Anna chromosome B3, UM_Priviv_1.0, whole genome shotgun sequence genome carries:
- the TTC5 gene encoding tetratricopeptide repeat protein 5 isoform X3, which encodes MEKTLQQMEEVVGSAQGKAQVLMLTGKALNVTPDYSPKAEELLSKAVKLEPKLVEAWNQLGEVYWKKGDIASAHTCFSGALTHCKNKVSLQNLSMVLRQLRTDTGDEHSRHVMDSVRQAKLAVQMDVHDGRSWYILGNAYLSLYFNTGQNPKISQQALSAYAQAEKVDRMACSNPDLHLNRATLHKYEENYGEALEGFSRAAALDPAWPEPRQREQQLLEFLNRLTSLLESKGKVKTKKLQSMLGSLRPAHLGPCGDGRYQSASGQKLTLELKPLSALQPGVNSGAVVLGKVVFSLTTEEKVPFTFGLVDSDGPCCAVMVYNMVQSWGVLIGDSVAIPEPNLRLHRIQHKGKDYSFCSIRVETPLLLVVNGKPQGSSSQAAATVASRPQCE